Sequence from the Gracilinanus agilis isolate LMUSP501 chromosome 6, AgileGrace, whole genome shotgun sequence genome:
cactcttaaggagttctttctgctgataaaatcacagatccagactTTAGGGAAAAAATTCCCAGAAATGTTTATTTGCTAGCAAAGAAAGGAACGCCTTCTGTATATCATATTGAACATCACATGGAGAATGTAACTCCAATATTTGAGTGTTTCTTAACAAGAGAATAAAAAGTAATCGATTGATGCATTGACAAAGAGTCATTAGGGTGTTCTCCCCTTCTGGAATATGAGTCTTAAAACAAACACAATAGCACATTGGAAAGAAATTAAGGGAACAGTTAATCCAACCCCCCCACTATTAAGTTTATTATATGCAAGGACTCAGACTCTCACAATTCAGCTGCCTAATATCTGGAGACATCTATTACTGTCATCTTTCCCTTCTCAGGCCATTTGCTGGCTTACAGAACAGGTTCTTTGGTAAGTCTGCTTTTCCCAGTCCAAGTCACTGATAATAACTAGCtctaaaatctctttaaaaatagattttgatataatttaatataatcatgaAAATTTTGCTCTGCCAGTAGCTAGGTCATATAGTGAGAGCCAACTCAAACCTGGTGGCTCTAATCTAATTAATCTGAAGGGCATCCAACATCCAGTCTCTGCACTGGAGAATTTGCATTTCCTGGAGTCCTTGCTgctctttatctctctctaaaCCAGGTACTTGCTTTAGAAACTGTGAATACCAAACTCGAAGTAGAATTTTTTGAAATCTATAAGGATCTAAACTTTCGAATCAGCCTTTCTACTGAACATTTTTGATATATACCTGAATTTTCAATTAGTATTAGAACAAACACCATGCCTTTGTATTGCCTTACAAACAGTCATATTTAGCATAATATAATCAACTGATCTCTCTCAAAAAACTTTCAGTCAAATTATTTACTCAATTTACTTTTTGCTTATCAATTATAAATGCCTCTCATCTCACCATAGATATCAATTCTAGGCAACTAGGTAGGACTGAGAATaattaaagtcagaaagacccgagttcaaagttggcctcaaacacttcttgcCTGGAGACAcaaaccaagtcacttaacttctgcctcagtttcctcatgtgtgaaatagggttaataaaagcacctacttccaAGGACTGttaagagaataaaatgagatatttgtaaaccttaaatgaaaatataaatgctagatatccACAGTACCCCCTCCCTATCTAAAAAGCCTCTTTTCTCATATTACCAGCATTTATCCTGGTTGCTTAGAGACCttaggggagaaagaaaagcaaagaaaaaaatcctttcctctaGATTCACTGACATCTCTACTTAGGGATCTCCTTTGGAACCCCCCTGATTTATCATGATtacaatgatgacaatgataatgaATGTAATGAATCTTTATATAATCTTTCTCACCAATTTCCCAATACTCTCATTCATTTTTATCAGTCAAAAAAAATCTTCGAGACATCACCCATTCAACTGAGTTCTTGATTATGCGCTCTTGAGCAGAGGAAATTTTACAAGTTggcaatattaaaaataagtgatCTGTAATTCATAGGGACAATCATTCATGATTCTTACCTTTTGAAAAGGTAAGTGCTATTCTTCACATTCATGGAATGCTCTTCATATTGGAGTTACACAATTGATCTCAAATACTGCAAATTAGTCTTCCACTTATAACAATaatgagagccagtaaccaatgttatgatagaagggagaaagagggagtctatgaggtgagactctcttctagctctctcctcccaccgaatatacactgctgagactttgagggggtgtcaccccaaaactggatgacctggatgTTCGTGCCACTCCACAAGAGTTGGGGACAAgtcttctctataagatgaggtattgggtaccccaatccaattctgaatgagggtggggttcatgcaagcctcccctgaggtcagtcaatttcacgagggtggtctggctccaagatggaggcagccagaccaagctgtgattcctctccccctcatctctcaggcactctggaatgctatctgactaatgcatggcttttattaatatcaatatagggattggggaaaggggtgaaaggcagagggatttggaggtgccctcttctctatttctatggggtccatcactcgggtgggaacctttggggttcccactcctaagcatcttccccctcccccacctcttcTCCtacagtttctatttctatccttctctataattgtaagttagaccagaaagggtctctcagcaaggttgggtaatgggggaaggagcctaagagatcactcccaaattggagtccaaacacttagctgactcaaggattgaagtcttgatgggtgagaagcaatgggatgcctttaaccagggaatcggggtatcaatgtccaaagaaagatcctcaggaagccctcaggactggatctgagctgagatattctcctcctccctctctcagtcctctgctggaagtccttcctttctccttcctcctctggagaattacccagaattctctctggtcccaaTTGTCAGTAACTGTCACAAATGgccttcttctgcctctttttgacCCATCCCTTTCTAtatctgtgtgtctttattcacgccttatgttctctttccattagtccttaaccagtaacccattttcactcaggcCTTGGTTCCcttttctgagtgtcctacccactagaaATCTTCGTGGAACTGCTAGACGGCTTCAAGACAGATAAACTGTAACTACATTCATAGTTAAATCAACTGATAAGTGATGCTTTTCTGTTCCTTGAAGTCCTACATCAGATTGTTatatttctttcatctctctaatgagaaactgagtctcatgaggaaatgacttgcccaaagtcacagaagtagtaagtagcagatgGAGAAGTttaacccatttcttcttgcttgAAATCAAGTGTACTTTTTATCCATTGTATTCCCTTGAGACATAAATAGAtatttccattccattttattaattgttCTGTTGCCAATACTGTGCAGTTAAATGAAAGACAGTGTGGTGCCATGCAAAGAAGgatggtcttggagtcaggaacccAAGGCTCAAATCACACTTCTGAGGGTTTCTAACTGGTGGGCAAGGGTAAATCACAAACTCTttgtacttcagtttcctcatttgtaaaaagcagACAATCATTGTGACACCTGCTTCAAAGCCTTGGGATGATGAGCAATAGTTGTTCTTAAACcactataaaattattatttatgattATAATTGTTGCAAGAAAGATTGGAGTGATGGCTTCATTGGTTTTGTGAATGCCTAGGTAAGAATGCTGCCTCAATCAATGTCAATTGGCACCTTTTCTTGAATTCTGGAGAATTGTCAAGAGCATTGACAGGTTAAGTGAGACAAAGAATCATCCATAAAATATATGGCAGCATTGGATCATCAATCCATGTCTTCCTGGCTCACTCTCTCTGCTATACTGTACTGCCTATTATTACAGTGATTATTCAAACTAAATccccaagaatataaaaaaagCAATAGCAACACTCCTCTGGGAAGAACCAGACAACAAATGATGAGGATTTTTCTTTGGAGCTCTCCCCAGAGCTAGAGAGTCCCAGGAGAGTTAGTCCCCATTCCATAGACCTAGTTTATATTTAGCTCCATTCATTATACCCACAAAGAGGCTATGTTAGGGTTCCAAACAGCCTGGATCTGGTAGAAATAggagaattccaaatgaaagCCTCCTAAACCCAAGGAAGTATTCAATCCTCATTGTCCTAAATATAGTATATACCAGAAGTCAAAGACCTGGTTCTGAGGCTACCCAGACTCTCATGGAAACCAAGATAAAAAGGGTCCTGATCATTGGGTGAGTCACTAACCCTTCTGAAAATGCTGAGCAACTTACTGCCTGCCAAAAGAAGGACTAGATCAGTTTTAAAAGGGAAGGAGTGAAGCATTTGCATGAGGCAGAAGCATCTCCAAAAAGGATGCTGGAAAATCACTTGTTATAGAAGCTTCTGCTAAATGTAAAatgccttcctcctttcccctttgtgtATGGAGGCAGATGTCAGAGTCTAGGAAAAGGAGAATTAGCTAGAAGACCACAGTATCTGACTTCTACTGTTaacttctacctctaaatcttcAGGTGACTGGGGAAAAGGTACCTCTGGCAAGCAGGGATCCTTAGATCTTTGGTAAGATGAGACATTTGTACTAGATGCTGTTCCCAATGTCATCCATCTTGAACATTCCACATTCctttttcctagttttcttcCAGTATAAGCATCTTGTTCTTCCCTAATTACAGTTACTTCTTTGATTGGTCCACCTTTATCCTAAACATTTCCCAGTAGTCAGAGATGATGTTTAATGTTTTGCAAATGTTTTGGTGTGTAAAGTAAGTCTAATgcattcaataaacatctattagcatttattatataccaaACCCGGGGGCAAATAGCCAGTACATCAAAAGGTACAAGATTTGAATCAGGGTCTTCTAGATTTAGAGATGCCCCCCTCTCTTCTCACTATATTCTGCTACCTCTCAGGACCCtgaggcagctctctaagattaGGAACTATAGGACAATGGTCAATGTGCCTGGGGAAGAGGTGATGTGTTCTCTCTACAGATTAAATGCTAAGTCTAGATCCCACCccaggagaaaataaaagaattgccaTGCACTGAGTCTACAGAGTTATGTCATGCATTTTTCTAGATCACTCTTACCTATTTTTTGCCCAGTCTGATGCTTGCTACTTTGGATAAGATGTTTCTCTTTCCTCAGGCTTGCTGTACTTATCTATAAGATGTTGACTTTGGATCAGTTGGCATGTGAAGCCTTTCCTTTCTAGCTCCATAGTGATTATCCTATGATCGTAGAATCTCCCCTTCGAACCCTTTACCCCCGACTTGTCCTTATTTATCTGTGGTCATGTTACATGTCACTAATAGGTTATCATCCCCTTAAGGGAAGGAAGTCTTTCGCTTTTGTCTTTTCAACCAGACTATGCTTTATGCTTCTTTATTTAAGGGAGTGAccaatgattttattaatatttatggtTACGAGAGGGAAACACCTCTGTTGATGCAGGTAGCACTGGTTTTGCAACATGTAGCCATAAAGAATTGTCTAGACTGGTGAGCCAGCAAGAGTCATAGGTAATCCTTAAACCAaggcctttctgactctgagAAGGGCTCTCTGTATCCTCCATCACTTCCTCTTCTCTGTTTGATATTAACAGGCACTGAATTAATGAATGCTCCCATAATCAAATTGAATGAAGAATTGTCCCCATTTCCAAACAGTCTCTTAAGGAGGCAAAAGTCTCCCCTACCCTAATACCTCATTCCACGATGCCATGACACAGACCATCCATGTCTGAACTCCTCTCCAGGTGGGTTTTCAGAGCCAAGTTTATAAGTACAAGTTAATCTGCCTCATTGTCTTGTTTTGCAAATCCCATCTTGTTTTGAACCCACAAAGATCTATAACCTCTGAGGGACTTCTGTTGCTACCTCACTGCTCAGACTTGGCactaaacaatttttttctggttctaaaaTTTAACCTAGCAGTAAAGGAAAGAGAGTTCCTAGGCCTTGATaaatgacacaagttaaaaccagtggaaatgcacgtcggctatggggagggggaaagaagaggcggggggcgaaggggaaagtaagaacatgaatcatgtaaccatggaaaatttttctaaaaaaataaaaaagaattaaaaaaagaaaacaaagagcgTTCCCTCCACTGAGAAGGCATAATCCAACAAATGGACCAGAGGTTCTCTAGGTAGTCCTGGCTTAGGATCTGATCTCTCCATTTAGTAGTGATGGATGCATGGTTAAATAAGTATACTAATTCCAAGGGATACTACTGTGAAGCTGTAGAGACCTCATTGGAATATATAAACTAGGGAGAATTTGATAAAAATTCCATGACCTTACTTCAAAGTTACTCCCATGAAGCTCCACCATCTGTTATCGGTCATGAAATGTGATTCATGTGCCCTCCTGGTGCTTTGAAAAATGTCCCCAGACCACTGTACTTCAGAAAGAGGCAGGGAGTCTCCTAaagagaaatcattcaaatatgaCTGTCTGACCATAAATTAAGAACCAACCTCAGGTACTCCCAACCCTCCAAGATTTTCATAGTAATATTCATGGTAGAAACTAGGCAGGGCCTCAGAGATCTTCCATTCTAGATTACTAATTTTTCAGCAAGGTGATACAGTGGTAAAGCTCTGAATTTTGAGTTAGGAAGacacacattttcttttatttttcctttttcttaacccttaccttccatcttagaatcaatactgtgtattggttctaaggcagaagagtgataagggctaggcaatgggggttaagtgacttgcccagggtcacacagctaggaagtgtctgaggccagatttgaacccaggacctcctgtctctgggcctggctctcaatccattgagccacgcAGCTGTCTCCCAAGACACACATTTCAACATGACCTCAGATACCAGCTGTGTaaaggtaagtcacttaactttgtaaTGAGGGTATATGGATGGATCTGTTATGGAGGTTGATAAAGCTGTAGGGAGTCAGGAAGCTAGTGTGGCTTAACCTCAAGCAGTTTACTGATAGTGTTGGTTGTAGGAATGACTGGCACCCAGTGTCTAAGCCAGccaagggattgatgtaatttccctTGGCAAGGATTGAATCCCCTTTAAGAGGATTAAGGCTCTAACCCAGCTAAGGAAGTAACTCCTATTAGATGACAATAagattagacaggaagggaagtgTGGTGCTTCCTGTCTAACAGCAATGGAGTTACTCTGCCACCCGCCTAGAATCTTGATCAGCAGTCTACTTAGATCAGAGTTGAAGGTAGGAGGCACTAGTACATAAGTTAAACTAAGGTTTTATTTGAAAGGTTGATTAGGGAAAGGGGTTTGGAGAGTGGGTTAAGAAACCTATAAATCTAGTCTAGTACTGCCTCCTTGATCTAAGTTCAGGATGTTGATGAATttccttgctatgatcttcagctgtcccaagggaccagccctgaGACAGAAATAAAAGATCTCTTGATGGTAATATAGAGCAACCTTCTTGATAGGGTATATCTAATTGATGTTCCTATTGGGTCAGCAAAGTTCTCCTAAACCTACCTAACCTAGGTAAACTAAGATCCCACATTCCTCCTCCCTCAACCACCTGGTTCCCCAAGGGGTAGAAttgaaggtgagaagagaagtagggaaagaacagaacagaacccagccctgggtctccagggctttatataccctgtgtccaactggcagttggtacttgccctgtggctcatgccacagtcaacattccacccagggcaactgacaggttgccccaagcaaaCATGGCAATGATAATCCTTGATAGCAGTTTATCCAGATACCAGTTGTGTaaaggtaagtcacttaacttctctttgcctcactttcctcatctattaaaaaaaaagataacaatagcatctgccacctagaattgttgtgaggatcaaaagagatattatttgtaaaatgtttagcaactCTTAAAGTGTCATAAAAATTCTAGttgtttgtattattattatcatctaaaTCAGTAaaaacatttcattctttttactttatgATAAGAATTATTTTATCAATTCCTTGGCAACCAAAACTTGTAATATTCAGTCAACCAAACtctaatttttctcctttatacTACTTAGCAGGGCTTGGAAGTTTAGGTTAATAaacaatattattatcattatgattattatcatGGGATAATAACTCTAGAATAATGGTGGCAGATTTATGGCACAcctgccagagggggcactcagagtcctctctgtggacACACCCACCATTGcctcagcacagagttcaccagggtctgttactagaaagccaaagggatGCATAGttgagctgctccccttcccctctccacacacacctaagaacatcacccacccctctaaaaggttcaccatcactgctttagagctagaaggaacattAGAGTGCAGCCCATCCaacaaactcattttatagatgaggacataaAATCAAGGAGATTTTCTTGTCTAAGATAAAAAAGCAGTGATTATCAATAAAGagatttaaacccatgtcttCAGACTCCTGGCCTATCACTCTTTTTAAATATACAATTCTATAAAGACACATAAACACTATTCAATCTGTATGAACACTATAACATTTAGTAGAGGCAGCCAGAAAGTATAttggatagagttctaggcccaaagtcaggaagactagagttcaaatttagcttcagacactagtttCCCATTCAATTCTATTATGTCACTATTAAGGTTgacatatttctacatttttcttttctagaacaTGGCcatggatttagagttgggagggacaTCCTCAATCTTTCATTGCAATTCCCTtatttcataaaggagaaaaatcaagGGCCAAGGAGAGATGCTCCATATTTACTTAAGGTATCACAGGCAATGAGTTGCAGAGCTGacattcaaatccaggtcttctgaattcAAAACCCATTACTCTTAAAATTATAAGAAGTTGTATTTATGTGTGGGAAAATCATGTCATACTCTGTTTGGCTCCTGAGTTATACTCCATAAACCTGAAGTTCCTTTAATACTGAAGTGTGAAACACTTGTAGCCCACATCTCCTGGCATATCCAAGTGCAGCTCAAACCAGattaaaaggtaattaagaagaatttaacaaaataaaaatataattggatatagataatgttaatatgtggttttttaAGTCAATTTGTAGCCCATAGGGAACCTTATGTAGTATTCAGTCTCCCATTTTCTATTagagtttgacaccattgcttTAAGGGAAAGCAAATGATATCACAGGGCAGACAGTTTAAAATGTCGCAAAACCTAATTTGTAAAAAGCAATGCTTAACTTGTCCCTTTATTCAGTAAATATATAGGAACTAAACGTTTGGTGGATAAAGGATCTTAGACCTTAGTGATTATCAAGACCAACTCTCTCacttactgatgaggaaactgaagcataaaaAATATTAACTGAATTACTTAaggacatagctagtaagagttaTAAGGAGGATTTAAACCCATCTCTTCTGAATTCTATAGCCATTGCCCAAGGCATTACAGTCCATTGTTTCTCAATGGAGTAGTTTAGAAGTAGGTAAACTAGGAAGGtcagaatttattaaaatttaaaaatgtgtagtCATATATTTTTATGCCATCCTACCTACCACAATACCCTAAAAAAAACTGAGctatgaagagaagaaatatgaaaatttaaaagtcaaatggGGTCTTACTCATTGGAAGTTTCTTAAATGAGAAGTTAGAAGGAAATGACTCAAAAAAGCTTTCGATGTAAAGTTTCCCTGAAATCCTAAACAATAGTAGAGCAGAAATCAGCTCCCAAATTGGCCCAACTCCAACTAATGCTGTTCCACTTAAATTCTTCTACTCAGCTCAGAACTAGAATTGGTTTTAGATTGAACAGTGAATGCAATGAGTTAAATGGTAGAGAGAAGATATCTTAGAATATACATACAGGTGTTTACATTACTGTAAGTTCAGGTGTTAACTGTGTATCCCATTTTCTGATAGTTATGTATTTGTATGTTCAATTAATTACTTTAATAAGAAGGTAAAtaacacaaaaataattaaaatagcatAGAAAAGATTGTGATCCAATGGTTATCAATTAATCATACCTATATGAACCTGTCCATTCAGTCCATAGGAGCATAGCTCAAGGACCCTTGCCCATGAGATAGCAGTTTATCCAAATCATAGACATcataatgtggaaaaaataaaacatactgtGTATACAGCCATACAGATGGCTATTTGGGAGTGTGAAATAAAACTTAAGAAGGtgaaccatgaaaaaaaattattttagaaactcAATATTCAGTCATCCCTAGGTCTTGAaaaactcatttctctttttggtGCTTTTCTCTGTTCTTCTCCTCCAAAGATGATATATCTGCTGTGGTTATGACTCAGGCAAACAGCACAATGGTGACTGAATTTATCCTGCTGGGATTTACTATCAGACAAGACCTGCAGTATGTCCTgttccttctgtttttctttgtctacGTCACATCTCTAGTGGGCAATGTTGGTATGATTCTGCTCATCAAGTTTGACTCCCATCTTCACACTCCCATGTACTTTTTCCTCCAAAACTTGGCTTTTGTTGACCTCTGTTACACCTCTGCTATCACTCCAAAGATGTTGCAAAACTTCCTGGTGTCCCACAAGTCAATCTCATTCTCAGGATGTCTGATCCAATTATTAGTTTATGCTACATTTGCTACTGCCGATTGTTACCTTCTCGCTGCCATGGCCCTAGACCGTTATGTGGCCATTTGTAACCCCCTGCACTACTCAATGGTCATGTCTCAGAGGGCCTGCATCCAGCTGGTTGTTGGGTCTTATATTATGGGAACCCTGAATGCTTCCATCCATACAGgttttactttttctctcttcttctgtaATTCCAATactatcaatcattttttctgCGATGTGCCCCCACTCTTGGCCCTTTCTTGTTCTAGAATTAATATTAATGTCATGTTATTAATTGGCTGTGTGGGCTTCAATCTGATGATCACATTGCTAGTTGTGTTCTTCTCTTATGTTTACATACTGTCCGCCATCTTGAGGATGCGTTCTGCTACAGGGAAACGCAAGGCCTTCTCCACTTGTGCCTCCCATCTGACAGCTGTCACAATTTTCTATGGGACACTAGTTTATATGTATTTACAGCCTTCTTCCAGTGAGTCTCAGGAGAATGATAAAATAGCCTCTCTGTTTTATGGCATCATCATCCCCATGCTAAATCCTCTGATCTACAGCCTGAGGAACAAGGAGGTCAAAGAGGCCCTGAAAATGATGGGCAAGTCTTGCTTAATATGCAAGTTCTGAATTTCTGAATTTGCTTTACACAACCATCCTGGGAAAGAGCAtcctttctcattatttccccaAATGGAGAGCATCTCAGCTAAAGGAGAAATGATAAAGCAATGGCAAAATCTGAATAGGCATGGAAGACTGCTTAGAATAACCTTTCTGGCTAGAGTAATCCTTCCTGAAATCTCTAAAGGAGCTTAAAGGATAGCCTATGTCCCAGAAGTGATAATCATCATGATGATAAAGATGGCGGTGATGATGACAGTGATGATTACAGTaaaaatagcttacatttatctTGCAATAAGACCTTTTTGAATAAGTAATCTTATTAGGCTTTCATCTGTAACTCTATGAGATAGGTTCTATCTTCtttttacatgaagaaactgTAACTCAGCAAACTATTGTcatgtgattttaaaattaaaagagattctaaattttttaaaaattaaaagcaatctAAGAAATTATCTAGTTCTAGTCCTCTCTGttgttacaaatgaagaaactgacacctagagacattaagtgacttgcctaaggtcacacaagtaaggGTCAAAAACAAGATTTGAATGTAGACCTTTTGATTCTATTACCAATATTCTTTCCTCTCACTCCTGGTAAAATTGGTCCAAACCTGTGCTcaccaagctttttttttttaaccaaaggaTGCCTTCAAGTCTATATGAAATATCAGAACATGACTTCAGCAGAGATTGTTGTTCAACACGTCCATTATTTTGCTCATGTTGCCCACTTGAGAGTCTATCATTTACTCCCATATTCCTTGGTTAATTTAGTATCACTTCAGAATGATGAATGGCCATGTCTGACTAGACCTGATATTTTGGTTTGCTAGATCAGAAGCTTCCCAAAGAGCAGAAACAAACTGGAGCACAGCCCATTGGTTCCTTTATAATCCTGCACAATGGCCAGTCAATACATGGTCTGAATGCAATGAATGTGTAGTTGATGTTAATGGACTTTTGAGCAGCCATTGCTAATAAGAATGCTTTAGATTTCAGAAAAGACCTGATTGTGTCATTGTGAGCCATGTCTGACACCCAAAAGATGGCAAGCCTAGCACACCTCATAAATTGGCCTTAATTAGGTAGTTATTGGGACTAAATTCCTGTGGTTGCTTCTCTCCAGGGTTAGTTTATGTAGTTCTCCAGCAATGAGGAGACCATCATCAGGCCAGCACTCCATGTCAGTAGCCTTATCTAGAGCTTGAGCTCCAGTGAAATAGTCTTCCAGTCTCTGACTCATCTCCATTCTATGGCCAATGAGGACCATGAAAAGATCAAGAACTTTGTAATTTCCAAAGGCATGAGGAAAAGGATCTGGCCAGTGACAAACCTACTATCCTCATCAGACTGCATCCATTCCAGGTCTACCCAACTCAGTCTAACAAGGAGTGTCTATTGAATCCAGTGATAGGTGTGTCATGGAGTATTGAACACAGAAGGAATATAATCAATGTTTGTGATTTAAATTCAATGTAACTATTAGGgactagaaacaaaacaaaagatggtttttgtttttcaagagcttacattcaatAGATGGAATACAATAGTAAAACAGATAAATATCCATTTTGGAAATTTGAGGAGTGTTATCCTTAATTATATTACCATAGcggatatttataaagtgctctgTGGTCTGCAAAGAacgatagatagacagacagacagatagatagatagatagatagatagatagatagatagatagatagatagatgatagatagatagatagatagatagatagatgatagatagatagatagatagatagatagagagatagagagatagatagatagactgacagacagacagatacatacgtacatatatacatacatacatacatagagggaggggggagagagggagagagagagagagagagaatctcatttgatccacatgaGAACCCTGAGAGGTGAAGACTTACAAGGGTCACTCTTGATGTGAGTAATAGTAACTCAGTAGTTCTGAAACTCTGAAAGTGAGGCCAGGGTCCtggtgaccccccccccccacttccttaTGAGCTAGCTTGCTCagaatacattcttttttttttaaacccttaacttctgtgtattggctcataggtggaagagtggtaagggtgggcaatgggggtcaaatgacttgcccagggtcacacagctgggaagtatctgaggctggatttgaacctagaacctcccgtctctaggcctgactcaatccactgagctacccagctcccccctcaGAATACATTCTTGAATGGATTGACACACTTATGATTAACATAATAACTTATGATTAATATGATAGCACACACTTAAAGTTACTATAGCAATCCAGATACTTGAATTTATGCTCTGGTTACATTTACAGCTTTTTTA
This genomic interval carries:
- the LOC123252682 gene encoding putative olfactory receptor 5AK3, with protein sequence MTQANSTMVTEFILLGFTIRQDLQYVLFLLFFFVYVTSLVGNVGMILLIKFDSHLHTPMYFFLQNLAFVDLCYTSAITPKMLQNFLVSHKSISFSGCLIQLLVYATFATADCYLLAAMALDRYVAICNPLHYSMVMSQRACIQLVVGSYIMGTLNASIHTGFTFSLFFCNSNTINHFFCDVPPLLALSCSRININVMLLIGCVGFNLMITLLVVFFSYVYILSAILRMRSATGKRKAFSTCASHLTAVTIFYGTLVYMYLQPSSSESQENDKIASLFYGIIIPMLNPLIYSLRNKEVKEALKMMGKSCLICKF